CAATACCATATCTGTATTAGAGGTTTCAGTTTCCAAAATCAGTGCACCATTATCCATAATGCATGTAGTGCAAAGATGATGAGTTTAGTAGGAAACAGTAGGAAAGATGGTACACTGACAGACTTCTGGCTCTGCATCtgtggtttttgttgtttaaaatcacTATGTTAAAGAAgcagtgacagatcttttcttttgTATTGTGTAAACAGTGTAACTTCATTGAATAAGGAAAAATATGGGACAGGTACTTGGTCCTATACGTCAGTTGTTGATTGATTTTTGAGATGGGTGTTACATTTAAAAGTGGATGCAGATGAGCACAAGCTTGTAGGCATGGGTTTAAGAAtgctaaatgattggagaagtccttcATACATGATCAGAAGAGAAGTCTGTCGTTTTCAAAGGAAggtccagttatgacattttgattaaacattcaggtcagaaaacaaaacaaaaaaagaaatgaaacgtACACTGATGAATTAATAGATGAAATCtgtaatatgcatttagaaaatagaaaatcCATTCATGTGCTTATTTTACAGTAGTTTATGGTTGTATTGTTTGTTACCAAGATTCACAAACCAGAAGGTTTTGCGGTAGTCTTGTCATAACATGAGATTTAAATCCTTTTTTGCTTCTTTAGATTCATGGATCTCCCAGTCGGCCTCTTTTCCCCGTAACCAGAAGCAGCCTGGAGTGGACTCGCCATCTCCTGCAGCTCCTCTGCCCAAACCACCCTGCCAGTCGTCTTCAGGATCCCAGCAGCCGCAGCGCACCATGAAAGTCACATGCGCCAACTGTAAGAAGCCTTTGAAGAAAGGCCAGACTGCGTACCAACGCAAGGGCTCGTCCCACCTGTTCTGTTCGACATCCTGCCTATCTGCCTTCTCCCACAAGCCTGCTCCCAAGAAGAGCTGCACCATGTGCAAGAAGTACGACTTTTAAAATGAGTTTGAGAGTGTAATCTCATGTCTGAAAGTCCCAACTTAACCACTCTTGTTTGTACAAACTCaatagtttgactttttttttttttttttttcctccatttaaaCATTctctcttttgtgtttcatttttctcCCAATCAGAGACATTACCAATATGAAAGGAGGCACCATAGTGGCCCAGGTGGACTCCAGTGAATCATTTCAGGAGTTCTGTAGCACAGGCTGCTTGGCAGCttatgaaaacaaacagaatcctcaaaagaaccagctcaaaaCAAAGTGCACCGTCTGTGGAAAGCTCACTGAGGTAAGAGAATTTACATTCTGCTATACTTTTGATTTTTGAATCTCTCATACAGTCATAATAACCAGCTGCAAACATTACTATGTTTGCAAATTATTTCCTTTGATTTTGTCAAACATTTGTTTGACTTACAGATATCTTCTATAAGAAATATTGTTTAGCCTGGTTTAGATTTATAAGGTTTTAAGCAGATTGCCAATTCAGGAATccaatatacaggtccttctcaaaaaattagcatattgtgaaaaagttcattattttccataatgtaatgataaaaattaaactttcatatattttagattcattgcacaccaactgaaatatttcaggtcttttattgttttaatactgatgattttggcatacagctcatgaaaaacccaaaattcctatctcaaaaaattagcatatcatgaaaaggttctctaaacgagctattaacctaatcatctgaatcaactaattaactctaaacacctgcaaaagattcctgaggcttttaaaaaactcccagcctggttcattactcaaaaccgcaatcatgggtaagactgccgacctgactgctgtccagaaggccatcattgacaccctcaagcgagagggtaagacacagaaagaaatttctgaacgaataggctgttcccagagtgctgtatcaaggcacctcagtgggaagtctgtgggaaggaaaaaagtgtggcaaaaaacgctgcacaacgagaagaggtgaccggaccctgaggaagattgtggagaaggaccgattccagacctcgggggacctgcggaagcagtggactgagtctggagtagaaacatccagagccaccgtgcacaggcgtgtgctttttgaaccagaaacagcgacagaagcgcctgacctgggctacagagaagcagcactggactgttgctcagtggtccaaagtacttttttcggatggaaagcaaattttgcatgtcattcggaaatcaaggtgccagagtctggaggaagactggggagaaggaaatgccaaaatgcctgaagtccagtgtcaagtacccacagtcagtgatggtctggggtgccatgtcagctgctggtgttggtccactgtgttttatcaagggcagggtcaatgcagctagctatcaggagattttggagcacttcatgcttccatctgctgaaaagctttatggagatgaagatttcgttttttcagcatgacctggcacctgctcacagtgccaaaaccactggtaaatggtttactgaccatggtattactgtgctcaattggcctgccaactctcctgacctgaaccccatagagaatctgtgggatattgtgaagagaaagttgagagacacaagacccaacactctggatgagcttaaggccgctatcaaagcatcctgggcctccataacacctcagcagtgccacaggctgattgcctccatgccacgccgcattgaagcagtcatttctgcaaaaggattcccgaccaagtattgagtgcataactgaacataattatttgaaggttgactttttttgtattaaaaacactttacttttattggtcggatgaaatatgctaattttttgagataggaattttgggttttcatgagctgtatgccaaaatcatcagtattaaaacaataaaagacctgaaatatttcagttggtgtgcaatgaatctaaaatatatgaaagtttaatttttatcattacattatggaaaataatgaactttttcacaatatgctaattttttgagaaggacctgtatatatattcattctaCTTTCAAatgttggggtcagtaatatttttttaagaaattaaagtaAATTGATGGTGAGAAaggtacatttttaatattataaagatttttatttaactttctttAAATCCAGcaactgttttcaccattgatgataataatatgttttttgagctccaaatcagcatattagagtaatTCCTTAAAGATCTTGTgtcactaaagactggagtaatggttctGAAAACTGTTTGAATGTATTTAGTGTGTCTAATGAAGTAATGGTTGTTGTAGTTGGCAGTAAATGAACATTTGTCTATTTCCTAAATGCATGTTACAGATTATTGTAAACAATTTGtctgtgtttaaattaattttttttttttaaagtgttttgaccctgtaatgtttaatgtaaatgtaatgactgGACCTCCGTTTGAAAATGACAGATCATTTAGGCCACTTAAACCCCACTCTTACAATCCAGAACACCTGCAACACCCACATCTCCAAAGAACAACCAAGTGTTTGTGcacccctttattttttttataatagtaatatgcCTGTACACTGTAAATTACCAATCCTACTAAGAAAGCTTtgatcattaataattaattttgttacatGGTGTTCGCCCAGTAGGCCAAACTAGTAAGAGCTGCACCGATGATGGCTGAAAGGCAGTCATTGTGAACTGGGTGATAATGGTGAATTAATGAATTCTATGGGGAAGGctcacttaaatattttctatgtgaatattaaataacTGTGACTAGTGTGACATGATAGAGCTGGATTATTCCCATTAAAGTCAGCTAGGTTGTATACGCTGCAAATGATACAATCTGCTTTACCCTGATGGTATTATGTAGATAAATTAGTTGTTTAGATTTTCCTAAACATTAAAGCATTAAAGCTTGTTCGCCTAAATAATTTTTGCTCACAGTAGAGCACTTGACTCTTGCCTTTGGATATGCTTCCATTGAGGAAGGATGCTCAGAATCAGTGCACACATTCAGTGCATCTGTAATACGAGTTCATTGCACCTGGATGAAAAACCCAAGTACTGTCATTTTCACCCACTTTTCATTGTTGTCCATTGTAGAATATCATTTTCGAGCACTATCAGCCCCCAGCCTTGTAACCATGGTTACTGCCATCATTGACTGTATTTGTGGTGTATCCATGCTGATCAACTTGGGAACAGCAGCGAACATTACACCAATTTAGTAGTCAGTGTGTTGTTTTTAGTACGTTATACTAATCTATTACTTTTGTATGCGCATTGAATACAATGCATTTTTTGATGTAAGTCTTTCTGTATCTTCTCCAGATTCGACATGAGGTGAGCTTTAAGAACGTGACCCACAAGATCTGCAGTGACGCGTGCTTTAATCGTTACCGTATGGCTAACGGGCTCATCATGAACTGCTGCGAACAGTGTGGGAACTACCTGCCTAGTCGTGCAACAGCGAACCACTTTTTACTCATCGACGGTCAGCAGAAACGCTTTTGCTGTCAAAATTGCATCAGGGACTATAAACAGGtcagtgtttgtgtttagttCACATCCCACAGTGATGTCTGTTAGCACACTTTAGTAGTAAAAATCCAATTactacaataatcaaaaaaaaaacctttaataataatgttacaagataaaaaatgtcaaacaaaattAGAAGGATTACTATCATTATATTTGagtgcaaaataaaatttaaataatgtaattatagttttttttttacagtacaactgtaatattaatatttatagctATCCAAATTTCTTCAGCTTTGTACTCAAATGCACGTTGTGAGCGAGCTAAACTCGGAGCAGAGATGCGTTTGTGTGGAGCCGCTCTGAGACACCGGCTCATGAGCTGCAcacatgtaaatgaacacagtggaGCGATTCACTCTGGAAAACGCAGCATCTATTTAATTTAATCCCAGgctttgtgatttgataattgCACTAAGCCATTTCaccatttcaattttattttgattaatcgtaCAGCTCTAGCTTTGATGTTTTTAGTGATtactctaaattattattattttttttaccacagaCTCATGGGAAGATAGTGCAGTGTAGTGGCTGTAAGGTGATGTGCAGATCATTTGATGCCACTCAGTGTATTGGGTCAAATGGAGCCATGGAGTCTTACTGCACCACAGCCTGTATGACCAAGAACAAATTCGCAGCTGCTGCACAGAGTGAGTAGATAATCACAACCCAGAGCTGATGCTGTCACTCTCACTCCATGGGTGCCATACGGCCTACTTTTGTGTTCTCCTAATGCCTACGTTTGATGTGGTTTCATAACACATgttgaatatgcaaaatgttgtCCTTATTTGTTCTGCAGTACATATAATGTACACAATGTCGATATTAGCTCCTTTCACAGGCAGGCAATTTGATTCCTGCTTTAAGATTTGTACCTATTACAAACGCTGAGTCAGAGATTTGAGGTCAGGAGAACTGAGTATCTGTTATAAATGTCAGTTCATGTTTGATCTTGTTTGTATTTGTAGATTCTGAGCCCTCGTGCCACTTCTGTAAGAGAAATGCATTACCTCAGTACCAGGCAGCTCTACCTGAAGGGAAGGTTTTGAGCTTCTGCAGTTCACAATGTGTCACCAAGTTCCAGGTACTTCAGTTGCCTTTAAAGCTCATGTTATATCTGAAATTTCTGTAGAACCTTGAGTAGAAGAACACAAGCTAGTAAATGCATCATTAAATCTTAGGAATGTCTAAGTACAAAATGGTAATGTTCTGCTGGTGGCTTTATTATCTAAATGTCCCCTGCAGAATGCCACTATCCAAACATCAGCCAATGGGCAATTTCCTGCTTCAGCTTCTGAGAACATCCAGCTGAAATGTAACTACTGTCGTGGTTCCTTCAACCTGAAGCCAGAGATTCTGGAGTGGGAGGTGAGATCTCGCACAGATATTTCAAGTAGcccattttgtttttggttttgtaaaCCTTTAAAGGAGTGTTTCCCTCCAAATTAATTCAAAATCGCCTTACAGATCATTTAACAACATGGGATCACCATAAAAGTGCAGACTTGAAAGATCTGGATACAAAGGACACAACAGTCCTTTATCAAAGCACTATTAAAGTAGTCCAAGCAAATGTTGATGTTGATTGATATTAtgttgtaattaaattttttggaagAAATGTTCTTTTAAGGATTTGAGTAACCTAAGATTGAAGTGTGATTATATCTGATCCCTGCAGGATAAGGTGTATCAGTTCTGCAGTAAGACCTGTTGTGAGGACTACAAGAAGCTCCACTGCATAGTGACGTTCTGCGAATACTGTCAGGAAGAGAAGACTCTGCATGAGACTGTGAAGTTTTCGGGTGTGAAGAGGCCCTTTTGTAGTGAAGGTCATTATTCTGTTCTGAATTTCTGTCGGAGTTTAACAGTACATCGTCCTGTGATGAAATCTACTGCTGTTCACATCATGACATGTTGTGATTTTATCTTTAGGGTCTGAGGACATTGTTCTAGTGAATTTGAcatgtttgatatattaaacTTTACTACATGAGTGATATTTCAggcagggttttttatttttattttttatttttttttttcgctctgCAGGTTGTAAGTTATTGTTCAAGCAGGATTTCGCCAGGCGTCTGGGCCTGAAGTGTGTCACTTGCAACTACTGCACCCAGATGTGTAAGAAATCTCTCACCAAACAAATAGATGGAGTCAGCAGGGACTTCTGCAGTGAGACATGTGCTAACAAATTTCACGACTGGTACTACAAGGTACACTGATCTTCTTGTCTAATTTGATCATTCATAACTTTGGGATCATGTGATCAAGCCCTGGTGGTGCTGCTTCTTCACATACCGCAGGGGACTGACATTTTATTAAGCTGACAAAAATTGCCCTCTCTAgattaaaatacacacattaaatGTATGTCTATTATGAGGGATTAACATTTATGTTATCATACATCCTGCATATTTTGaactatttcttgttatattATTGGTTTTAATCATCTGTGCTGCAGTACTTTATCCATGAAATTTCTGTGCCGTGTCCACTAGGCGGCGCGCTGCGACTGCTGTAAGGTACAGGGGACCCTGATGGAGTCTGTGCAGTGGCGTGCAGAGATGAAGCATTTCTGTGACCAGCAGTGTCTTTTGCGCTTCTATTGCCAACAGAACGAGCCCAACATGGCCACACAGAAAGGCCCAGAAAACACAGCTTTAGGTACAATTTAAAAACCCCTGCAAATGTGCATGTCTGAATCATGCTGTCATGTTTGAAATGAAATCCTTTGGTCCATTTACAGGGATTGGAGGAGCAACCCAAGCATCTAAGATGGTGAGGGTGCTGTCAGTTTTgactaaatcatttttaaacgCAAGAAGCTACAAATTGGCATGTTGCATAGTTGTTTCGATTGACTCTAGTACGTTCTTATTGTGACTGTTGCAGTCGTTTACTCAGGGGCCTGTATCGTATGCTGGGGGAGGGATCCTGAAGGATGTGAAAAATAAAGCTGTGCTCTGTAAGCCCCTTACTATGACCAAGGCCACCTACTGCAAACCCCACATGCAGAGCAAACTACTGCAGACAGGTGAGCACCTTTTGCTCTTTGACGATAAAACTGCACAACTTTTTCTGGAAAAGGAGGTTTATGTACTTCTGTCTTTGCTTCTCCTCAGATGAGGCAGGTGTGGAGGGCTCAGGAAAGGAATATGTTCCTGTTCCAGTCCCTGTTCCCGTTTACGTCCCAGTTCCCATGAACCTCTATGCTCAGGCCACGCCCACTCCTATTGCAATACCTGTACCGGTAAGAGCTCCCTCACAGAATCAAAGTGTCACATTGTTTGTAATTGCAATATTTTTAGGTACATGTACATGTAGTTTCAGTAAGGTTATTTCAGTCAGGTTTCTCTTTCAGTtgaaaatactttattaattttttttatttgtttaaattaaattgataatgtatgaaacaaatgttttattataacttgtattgcatttagtctctttttttataaatattaatttaattgatgtattttattattcctttatctatttattttatgttactcaAACATGAGAATGATCTGAAAATACATAATGGCAACATGCCTTACCTCATAGAAATGACCCTCATTGCCTCTGTGTTTTGGTACTTTCAGGTGCCTGTGCCAGTGTTTCTACCAACCACGCTGCAGAACGCTGAGCAGATTGTGAAGACCATCAGTGAGCTCAAAGCCAAAGTCCCATCTGACCCTCTGGAAGCTGATCTAATAGCGATGGCTGAAGTGATTGCACAAGAAGATGAGAAACCCAAATGCTCAAGTAAGAACATGTTAGGAGCTGTCTACCTTTGACAGACTGAAGCAGGACTCTACTTGTGTTTGTAACATCACTGCCTTCACTTCCGCAATTAGCTGCTGTAGATTGTCATTTCTCAGCTTTGTGACACTCTCTAGTGTCAATTTTACACTTCTACCCTCAAAAGCCTGTCTTTCCCCTCCATTCATattgtaacattttgaaatgataCAACATTTCTAAATCCGAAAACCTCCTCTATTTTTCTAGACATCAAATGTGAAAAGATCAGTAGAGAAGTAAAGATGGAAAGTGTAAAACATGAAAATGGCAGTGGCAGCtcagaagaggaggaagaagacaAGTATGAACCAGATTTGGACCTGGAGAAGGACCTGCCCCTTGGTACAGTAGTGTTAAAGGAACTTGCATGTTATTGCAAAAGATTAATGacctttttataatattttgccTTTTGCAATCTTGACAATGCCTACATTAAATAGTAAAAGTATATTTCTCTGTTAAACTCTCTGAATATATAATCACTGTTTCCAAGCATCATAATTATACATAGTAAAGAAGTGTTGTTCTGGTCTGTTTCAGCATCAGAGCCCATCCTGGTTGAGAGTCTGGATACAGACACACTCTTCTCATTGCCTCCAGTCCTGTCTGAGGAGAAGGAGAAGACGCCTCGGCCCAGAACCAGGAGGAGGGTAATGAACACATCTACCCTTATATCACTGCATCCAGTGCTGTCCTGTGATTAGAAATCCATTTGCTGTTCACATGCTGATGTGTCGTGATTGTTGAAGTTCTATATGAGGCTTGTGCTCACAGAGGGTGATTGTTAACAATGACTGTGTGTATGCTGATGTTTCGGACATACTGTTGCTGCAGGGCCAGAAGAGGCGGGCAATAGAGGAAGAGTCTTCATCCTCATTATCCTCATCACCAACATCAGCAGCAGACACCTCTTTCTCCTTGAACACCAGATACGGCTTAAATGCATGGAGGAGATGGGCCACATCTGAAGCCTCACCGTCCAGCCAGTCCAAAGGAAAGGAGAGGAAACAAGGTGTTAATGATCTTCTTACTAacttaaattatttcattcagtttgaTTTGTAAATTGTAATGCCAGATGGACCCAGGGACATTTTCAAGCTTTGGATGGTTTGTTGAGAGACTTTTGTTTGGTTTGAATGTGCACAATGATTATAACTTCACTGCTGTTCACATTCTGAAACAGTTTTGTTGATCACTTTGAGTTATGAGGGCACTTTTTTCCAGACTTTTGTAAAAACAGGCTTTATATTGCAACAAAATTTATTCTTTGGGATAAACCCCTTGAGATGCATCATCTTGTTTTCAAGGGGGTCCTTTATATCATGTTTGTGtaaacaagcattttaaaaatcctCAAGATAATCTTAAATGTTTCTGTATGCTGTACTGATGATGTTGTTTAAGGTgggtgttttgtgtatgtgtgtctgttgaACAGTTAGTCTCCTGTCCCTGAGCCCAGCCGAGCTGAATCAGTCTTTATCTCACTTTGTCAAAGAGGTGCATCGGCCCAATGGGGAGCGCTATACTCCAGACAGCCTCCTTTACCTCTGTCTCGGCATCCAGAAGGTGAGACTGTCTGAAGCCATTATGCACATGATAGTTGTCCATTAAAGCTGTAAATGAGGATCCTTAGAGAGCAGAGCcttgtgataaaaaaaagtgtgagtgGAGATTAAAATGTTGCACTTTAGTAAACctctgcatttaaaataaatgaatgctttgCTTATGAAAACCCAAAATACATCCATAAAAATTCATATTTGCAGGCTTTTCTCCAGAGTAGGACTATACAGTTAATTGAAATTCAGAATTTTGGTATGGCCTTTGAatctttcatatatatttatattttttagttttttgaaataGACTTACTTAGACTTACATCCTCCCATGGCGTTCGGCGCATTGGACAACAAGTGATCTCCATTATGCTCGGTCGGCTGTGGTGTTTGCGGCTTCGTCCCAAGAGAGGTTGACGCCTCTTAAGTCCATAATGATTGTCCTTCACCACGTGTCCTTGCTTCTTTCTTCCTGGCTGCAGGTTCCAAAGCATGGCCATTCGCTGTTGGAGAAGGTTCCAGCAAACCGCATTCAACGCTCGACCACAATTTATGCTAATGGGCAGGTTGATGTCCGGCAATGCACTTCCACGTTATTCACCTGATCTCGATATGTGATTTTCAGGATGCACCTAAGGCATCGTTGTTGGAACGTATTAAGATGGCAGATTGTTTTGGCCATCATTTTCCGAGTTTCGCTGGCATAGGTAGCCGTTAGAATGATGATGGAGTTGAGCAGCCGTACTTTGGTCTCGAGGGCGATGGTGTTCATGCGCCAAAGTGGTTGGAGACCATTTCCAATATGGTAGACAGGTACTTGTCCGCGGGCCTATCCAATGCGCATGATTTTGGTTTTTGAGCCACTGATTCGGAGCCCGATCTTTGCTGACTCCCGCTCCAAGACTTGGGCAATCTTCCAGAGGGTCTTACGGTGAACACTGTCGAAGGTCTTAGTAAAGTCGATGAAATTTATCAACAGCTGCTGTTGATACTCTAGACTGCTCGATAATTGTTCGCAGGACAAATATTTGTTCACCGCAGGACCGTCCAGGGTGGAATCCGGCTTGCTCTTCGAGGAGCCAAGCATCAACGGTCTGGTGCAGACGTTGTAGGAAAACCAGGCAGAGCACTTTTCCAGGCACGGACAGCATGGTGATTCCTCGCCAGTTGCAATATGAGAGGTTGCCCTTTATTTTCGGAGGTGGACGATGACCCCCCTTCGCCACGCGTCGGCGACTGTGGCTTGCGCCCATCAGGCGTTCAGTAAACGTGGGAGTTCCCTGGCTGTGTCTTGGAACCGATGTTTGCACCACGGAAAGCTCTGACATCTAAAAGTGACGATCGCCATCGCCCCGTGAAACAAATCTAGTCGATTTCGTTAAACGTACGTCCATCTGGCAACCGCCACGTGCATCTGTGGATCATTGGGTGAGCGAAGTAGGTGTTgaaatagtacaaaaataaaatactaaaaagtacAATCTATCATTTTAAATACCAAACTGTACtactaaaactatattaaatttaAGAATTACAGCATTACAGTGTACagtataatttatattcattttgaggtttgctaaaatgtacaaattacatgtaatttattaaaagtattaaattagtatttttagtaaaaatttaGTAAGTGTTAGAAGataaagaatataaatgtaaaaaaagggaaaaaagaatgTTAAATGTCCAAAGTTGTCCAATGCCGATAACTTAAAAAAAGCTTAtatgtgtga
This genomic stretch from Cyprinus carpio isolate SPL01 chromosome B9, ASM1834038v1, whole genome shotgun sequence harbors:
- the LOC109096791 gene encoding zinc finger MYM-type protein 2-like isoform X1, which codes for MDGDLEAREDVEEAGTVTGEEEEGEGHMETTPRTEQTPSAEEPQTAPDLPKASEDNDDDVVLVEEPPAHSQGRVQPPSPTPAETLAAAKDCTESATTATASSKVPSPPASAATTDTAASTTAKIQSEPIVIDDEEDSELKGAASSSLLPPEAEDVLSSTEPDSEIKIASVTTLGTDSSAVAMANSTATPLVLCAQEDINLMITNVTSLKGEGGPAATPLDGLEGAENGLHISSSFSLNPEAQQNQGTATRPSPTFNPGRIGAASQPVQNGETGTHQRSDSWISQSASFPRNQKQPGVDSPSPAAPLPKPPCQSSSGSQQPQRTMKVTCANCKKPLKKGQTAYQRKGSSHLFCSTSCLSAFSHKPAPKKSCTMCKKDITNMKGGTIVAQVDSSESFQEFCSTGCLAAYENKQNPQKNQLKTKCTVCGKLTEIRHEVSFKNVTHKICSDACFNRYRMANGLIMNCCEQCGNYLPSRATANHFLLIDGQQKRFCCQNCIRDYKQTHGKIVQCSGCKVMCRSFDATQCIGSNGAMESYCTTACMTKNKFAAAAQNSEPSCHFCKRNALPQYQAALPEGKVLSFCSSQCVTKFQNATIQTSANGQFPASASENIQLKCNYCRGSFNLKPEILEWEDKVYQFCSKTCCEDYKKLHCIVTFCEYCQEEKTLHETVKFSGVKRPFCSEGCKLLFKQDFARRLGLKCVTCNYCTQMCKKSLTKQIDGVSRDFCSETCANKFHDWYYKAARCDCCKVQGTLMESVQWRAEMKHFCDQQCLLRFYCQQNEPNMATQKGPENTALGIGGATQASKMSFTQGPVSYAGGGILKDVKNKAVLCKPLTMTKATYCKPHMQSKLLQTDEAGVEGSGKEYVPVPVPVPVYVPVPMNLYAQATPTPIAIPVPVPVPVFLPTTLQNAEQIVKTISELKAKVPSDPLEADLIAMAEVIAQEDEKPKCSNIKCEKISREVKMESVKHENGSGSSEEEEEDKYEPDLDLEKDLPLASEPILVESLDTDTLFSLPPVLSEEKEKTPRPRTRRRGQKRRAIEEESSSSLSSSPTSAADTSFSLNTRYGLNAWRRWATSEASPSSQSKGKERKQVSLLSLSPAELNQSLSHFVKEVHRPNGERYTPDSLLYLCLGIQKHLQDKGRTDDLFGDPQYHMFGEELNKLLKDWQPSVLPDGSRWGRVEEQHLWSSGQIGEQTPSVLLRSLLYLNTKYFGLRTTEQHLRLSFGNVYGPSSSKPHSHETTVCIRIPSISQEQHEQSASKRRRKDDCDSNFEADSGSGGSVHCPVKKHECRLYELYLSKCPESVRQRTDFLYMKPEVSASSDSPLWFSSTPLEKSVLVRLLTRVLLVRDIYKDNQHEEEGV
- the LOC109096791 gene encoding zinc finger MYM-type protein 2-like isoform X2, which gives rise to MDGDLEAREDVEEAGTVTGEEEEGEGHMETTPRTEQTPSAEEPQTAPDLPKASEDNDDDVVLVEEPPAHSQGRVQPPSPTPAETLAAAKDCTESATTATASSKVPSPPASAATTDTAASTTAKIQSEPIVIDDEEDSELKGAASSSLLPPEAEDVLSSTEPDSEIKIASVTTLGTDSSAVAMANSTATPLVLCAQEDINLMITNVTSLKGEGGPAATPLDGLEGAENGLHISSSFSLNPEAQQNQGTATRPSPTFNPGRIGAASQPVQNGETGTHQRSDSWISQSASFPRNQKQPGVDSPSPAAPLPKPPCQSSSGSQQPQRTMKVTCANCKKPLKKGQTAYQRKGSSHLFCSTSCLSAFSHKPAPKKSCTMCKKDITNMKGGTIVAQVDSSESFQEFCSTGCLAAYENKQNPQKNQLKTKCTVCGKLTEIRHEVSFKNVTHKICSDACFNRYRMANGLIMNCCEQCGNYLPSRATANHFLLIDGQQKRFCCQNCIRDYKQTHGKIVQCSGCKVMCRSFDATQCIGSNGAMESYCTTACMTKNKFAAAAQNSEPSCHFCKRNALPQYQAALPEGKVLSFCSSQCVTKFQNATIQTSANGQFPASASENIQLKCNYCRGSFNLKPEILEWEDKVYQFCSKTCCEDYKKLHCIVTFCEYCQEEKTLHETVKFSGVKRPFCSEGCKLLFKQDFARRLGLKCVTCNYCTQMCKKSLTKQIDGVSRDFCSETCANKFHDWYYKAARCDCCKVQGTLMESVQWRAEMKHFCDQQCLLRFYCQQNEPNMATQKGPENTALGIGGATQASKMGPVSYAGGGILKDVKNKAVLCKPLTMTKATYCKPHMQSKLLQTDEAGVEGSGKEYVPVPVPVPVYVPVPMNLYAQATPTPIAIPVPVPVPVFLPTTLQNAEQIVKTISELKAKVPSDPLEADLIAMAEVIAQEDEKPKCSNIKCEKISREVKMESVKHENGSGSSEEEEEDKYEPDLDLEKDLPLASEPILVESLDTDTLFSLPPVLSEEKEKTPRPRTRRRGQKRRAIEEESSSSLSSSPTSAADTSFSLNTRYGLNAWRRWATSEASPSSQSKGKERKQVSLLSLSPAELNQSLSHFVKEVHRPNGERYTPDSLLYLCLGIQKHLQDKGRTDDLFGDPQYHMFGEELNKLLKDWQPSVLPDGSRWGRVEEQHLWSSGQIGEQTPSVLLRSLLYLNTKYFGLRTTEQHLRLSFGNVYGPSSSKPHSHETTVCIRIPSISQEQHEQSASKRRRKDDCDSNFEADSGSGGSVHCPVKKHECRLYELYLSKCPESVRQRTDFLYMKPEVSASSDSPLWFSSTPLEKSVLVRLLTRVLLVRDIYKDNQHEEEGV